Proteins from one Shewanella pealeana ATCC 700345 genomic window:
- a CDS encoding IS110-like element ISSpe2 family transposase: MNITTIGLDIAKSVFHFVGVNKAGKLVKKKIIKRKELVLFLAQIEPCLVVMEACGGANYWAREFEKVGHQVKLIAPQYVVPYRQGNKNDYNDALAIAEAAQRPNMRFVEPKPVEQQDIQMLHRMRERLNKQSTALINQVRGMLAEYGIVITKGKASFRTKLPDILENADNELTVKGRSVFYQLYEEFNDIEKRLKNCDAQVQQEVKSNQVCQRLESVPGIGPVTATAFYAAVGQGKDFTNGRHFSAWCGLVPKQHSSGGKNNLLGISKRGNAYLRTLFIHGARTVLQHSSNKTDRFSCWASALAERRGFNRACVAVANKLARIAWVIAAREDEYRITV; this comes from the coding sequence ATGAACATTACTACAATTGGTCTTGATATCGCAAAGTCCGTTTTTCATTTTGTTGGCGTTAATAAAGCCGGAAAGCTTGTCAAAAAGAAGATAATTAAGCGCAAAGAGTTAGTGCTTTTTCTTGCTCAAATAGAACCTTGCCTTGTTGTGATGGAAGCCTGTGGCGGTGCAAACTATTGGGCTAGGGAGTTCGAGAAAGTTGGCCATCAAGTTAAGTTAATAGCACCCCAGTATGTCGTTCCCTACAGACAAGGAAATAAGAATGACTATAACGATGCACTTGCGATAGCTGAAGCAGCACAACGCCCCAACATGCGCTTTGTAGAGCCTAAGCCAGTAGAGCAGCAAGATATTCAGATGCTGCATCGAATGAGAGAAAGACTAAACAAACAATCTACTGCACTGATAAATCAAGTGAGAGGTATGCTCGCTGAGTACGGCATTGTCATCACAAAAGGAAAAGCGTCTTTTAGGACAAAGCTACCAGATATTCTAGAAAATGCCGATAACGAATTAACAGTCAAAGGCCGAAGTGTTTTTTATCAACTATATGAAGAGTTTAATGACATTGAGAAGCGACTTAAAAACTGTGATGCCCAAGTTCAACAAGAGGTGAAAAGTAACCAAGTATGCCAGCGCTTAGAAAGCGTACCAGGCATTGGCCCTGTGACTGCCACAGCATTTTATGCAGCTGTTGGGCAAGGTAAAGATTTTACCAATGGGAGACATTTTTCAGCATGGTGCGGTCTAGTACCCAAACAGCATAGTAGTGGCGGGAAAAATAATTTGCTTGGTATTAGTAAGCGAGGAAACGCTTATTTGAGAACGCTATTTATCCACGGGGCAAGAACTGTCTTACAGCATAGTTCTAATAAAACTGACAGATTTAGTTGCTGGGCTAGCGCACTTGCAGAAAGGCGTGGCTTTAACAGAGCTTGTGTTGCCGTAGCTAATAAGCTTGCACGAATAGCGTGGGTTATAGCAGCAAGAGAAGATGAATACCGTATCACAGTATAA
- a CDS encoding LysR family transcriptional regulator produces the protein MDTFNAIPIFVAVADSAGFSSAARVLGISKSAVSKRITQLEQQLGARLFYRSTRNLSLTEAGERYYQYASQANRAAKQAEDAVSELQGEPKGLLKIQVPMTIGQMHLASLIPEFIERYPEIQIDLVMDDDEINLIEQGFDLAIRADDLVDSNLIARLLVPLHSVVCVSPSFYQKHRQQLTSPSQLADLNCILYSYSKNADVWQFNANNGDEFKVKVTGNYRVNNSAALRDAVIAGMGAARLPTFVAGAAIQRGDLVAIFKDYTMPSKKLNAIYPERHYLPAKVRVFLDYVIEKLGNGSAYWDEF, from the coding sequence ATGGACACTTTTAATGCTATTCCGATCTTTGTTGCTGTGGCAGATAGTGCCGGTTTTTCCAGTGCCGCTCGTGTATTGGGTATTTCAAAGTCAGCAGTAAGCAAACGTATCACGCAATTAGAACAGCAGCTTGGGGCGCGTTTATTTTATCGCTCTACCCGTAACCTTAGTCTGACTGAGGCTGGAGAGCGTTACTATCAATATGCATCTCAAGCCAATCGTGCCGCAAAGCAGGCTGAAGATGCGGTGAGTGAGCTACAAGGTGAACCAAAAGGCTTGTTAAAAATTCAAGTGCCGATGACGATAGGGCAAATGCATTTGGCCTCGCTTATCCCTGAGTTTATTGAGCGTTACCCTGAGATTCAGATTGACCTTGTGATGGATGATGATGAAATCAACCTGATTGAACAGGGCTTTGACTTGGCGATTCGTGCCGATGACTTGGTCGATTCGAACTTAATCGCACGTCTGTTAGTTCCTTTGCATAGCGTTGTTTGCGTATCTCCCTCGTTTTATCAAAAACACCGACAACAGCTTACATCTCCCTCCCAGTTAGCCGATCTAAACTGCATACTTTATAGCTATTCCAAAAATGCCGATGTATGGCAATTTAACGCTAACAATGGTGATGAATTCAAAGTCAAAGTAACAGGAAACTATCGAGTTAATAATAGCGCTGCACTTAGAGATGCGGTTATAGCTGGTATGGGGGCGGCACGGCTCCCCACATTTGTTGCTGGAGCTGCCATTCAGAGGGGGGATCTGGTTGCTATATTTAAAGACTATACAATGCCGAGCAAAAAGCTCAACGCTATCTACCCTGAGCGTCACTATTTGCCTGCAAAAGTAAGAGTGTTTTTAGATTATGTTATTGAAAAACTAGGGAACGGATCTGCATATTGGGATGAATTTTAG
- a CDS encoding nuclear transport factor 2 family protein gives MNIQEINTLVQKLYQAVDNKDLDYLQNNLASKIRFRLGNNPAATDKSAILEGNKQFFSSIESMKHTIEEVIYQPADSSGTVSASCHGTVDYVRLDGSKHSAVFSTFLKVQNGLITDYLIFADLSGL, from the coding sequence ATGAACATTCAAGAAATCAATACTTTGGTACAGAAACTGTATCAGGCCGTGGATAACAAAGACCTCGATTATCTCCAGAACAATCTGGCAAGCAAGATCCGTTTCCGCCTTGGTAATAACCCAGCAGCTACAGACAAATCCGCTATTCTGGAGGGGAATAAACAGTTTTTCTCTAGCATAGAATCGATGAAACACACTATAGAAGAGGTTATTTATCAGCCCGCTGATAGCTCAGGTACGGTTAGTGCCAGCTGCCATGGCACTGTAGATTATGTTCGCTTGGATGGGAGCAAACACTCAGCGGTATTCTCAACGTTTTTAAAAGTGCAAAATGGTTTGATTACCGACTACCTAATCTTTGCCGATTTATCGGGTTTGTAA
- a CDS encoding NAD(P)/FAD-dependent oxidoreductase yields the protein MKHHDVIIIGAGAAGLMCAAAAGYRGRDVLVLDNAKQAGRKILISGGGRCNFTNQKVEPSNFICGNGHFVKSALARYRSSDFIELVERHGIEYHERDHGQLFCNDSAKEIVTMLLTECEWSGAQIQLRTEISNISKNSDGLFELTTDKAQYSCESLVIATGGLSMPKLGASPYGYHIAEQFGLKVLSTHAGLVPFTWHSEQKQRFEPLSGIAVPSTITAKDGTQFSEALLFTHRGLSGPAILQISNYWNPGEAISINLLPGEDVRAKLQLALTNSPKQSLRNALSQWLPKRLVEVLFEESLLNKALNQLVHAELEQLAVDIESWTLVMNGTEGYRTAEVTLGGVDTDELSSKTMEAKSVPGLFFVGEVMDVSGWLGGFNFQWAWSSGVAAGQAA from the coding sequence GTGAAACATCATGACGTCATCATTATTGGTGCTGGTGCGGCTGGGCTAATGTGCGCGGCGGCTGCAGGTTACCGTGGCCGTGATGTATTAGTGCTTGATAACGCGAAGCAAGCGGGTCGTAAAATTCTTATAAGTGGTGGCGGCCGCTGTAACTTCACCAATCAAAAGGTCGAGCCGAGTAACTTTATCTGCGGTAATGGCCACTTTGTTAAATCGGCATTGGCACGCTATCGCTCGAGTGACTTTATCGAATTGGTTGAGCGTCATGGCATCGAGTACCACGAGCGCGATCATGGTCAGTTATTTTGTAATGACTCGGCCAAAGAGATCGTTACCATGCTACTTACCGAGTGTGAGTGGTCAGGCGCGCAAATTCAATTACGCACCGAAATCAGTAATATCAGCAAAAATAGCGATGGCCTATTTGAGCTGACAACAGATAAAGCACAATACAGCTGTGAGTCTCTGGTCATCGCCACTGGTGGCTTGTCTATGCCAAAGCTTGGCGCATCGCCTTATGGTTATCATATTGCTGAGCAGTTTGGCCTAAAAGTGCTCTCAACTCATGCAGGCCTAGTACCTTTTACCTGGCATAGTGAGCAAAAGCAGCGCTTTGAGCCACTATCTGGCATTGCGGTACCCAGTACTATTACTGCTAAGGATGGCACTCAGTTTAGCGAGGCACTGCTATTTACTCACCGAGGTCTATCTGGCCCTGCAATTTTGCAAATCTCCAATTATTGGAACCCTGGCGAAGCGATCAGCATCAACCTGCTACCGGGTGAAGATGTGCGCGCTAAGTTGCAATTGGCTTTAACTAATAGCCCTAAGCAAAGCTTACGTAATGCTTTGTCGCAATGGTTACCTAAGCGTCTAGTCGAAGTGTTATTTGAAGAGTCTTTGCTTAATAAGGCGCTTAACCAGCTAGTACACGCCGAGTTAGAACAGTTAGCTGTAGATATTGAGTCGTGGACGCTAGTGATGAACGGCACCGAAGGTTACCGCACTGCTGAAGTCACCCTAGGTGGCGTCGACACAGATGAGTTGTCATCTAAAACCATGGAAGCTAAATCTGTACCAGGGTTATTTTTTGTCGGTGAAGTGATGGATGTAAGTGGTTGGCTAGGAGGCTTTAACTTCCAATGGGCCTGGTCATCAGGTGTTGCCGCAGGGCAAGCTGCATAG
- a CDS encoding VOC family protein, with protein MVRLEHVNLVVKDIQPTLVFLLTAFPEWRIRGEGEMAWGSDEHASSRHWLHVGDDDYYLTLNDSAVGEIRDVKGIEPGVAHIGFVVDDLQAVIDRLAAEGFNPDIKGRIHPFRQTVYYNDPAGLQFEFLQYASDKPAEKNMYGGESDELQKKN; from the coding sequence ATGGTGCGCTTAGAGCATGTGAATTTAGTCGTAAAAGATATTCAACCTACATTGGTGTTTTTGCTAACAGCATTTCCAGAGTGGCGTATCCGTGGTGAAGGGGAGATGGCTTGGGGGAGTGATGAGCATGCATCAAGCCGTCATTGGTTACATGTTGGTGATGATGACTACTACCTCACCCTGAACGACAGCGCCGTTGGAGAAATCAGAGATGTTAAAGGCATTGAACCTGGTGTCGCCCACATCGGCTTTGTCGTCGATGACCTACAAGCTGTAATAGACCGTCTAGCGGCTGAAGGTTTTAACCCTGACATAAAAGGACGCATACATCCGTTTCGACAAACCGTTTACTACAACGACCCCGCAGGCTTGCAGTTTGAGTTTCTGCAATATGCGAGTGATAAGCCTGCCGAGAAAAATATGTATGGTGGCGAGTCTGACGAATTGCAGAAGAAAAACTAA